In a single window of the Scophthalmus maximus strain ysfricsl-2021 chromosome 18, ASM2237912v1, whole genome shotgun sequence genome:
- the cipcb gene encoding CLOCK-interacting pacemaker → MSTKRKAESHSRAANRPHTTKSGNSRTDSERDSGFSDASSEHMSSRDATDLEDSPRPVVQQGPQGSGLGPQRSQLAVVGGSYSNLSPMIIMNNVLLKQPSDNPPALKPWGVCPTVEVVQPVVQQPQVVFLQPVVSRQASPASKETPSRHKRPKKYLPILKSYPKIAPHPGDSPTSSGRGTASSSSSTSSSSSSSSYSYSSSSSAGSKRGSSLTSNHREHCHREKLSRSLCGSVSKTGSTTSSLPDAPSTMSPLLQNRLSVPTTEASCSASSSPARERSSSAFSQSEFTASLYFTETTGSKNQILPFPQMGTKENISLGESDTSDSDPDARKKRFCNTYNILSKSGLLDITLRTKELLRQNRHTQNDLDHLKEQTDLFLQAVKSGDTSICVKLQSSLQEEDRERAAQASLKAY, encoded by the exons ATGAGCACCAAGAGGAAAGCAGAGAGCCACTCAAGGGCAGCAAACAGACCACACACCACGAAGTCTGGAAACTCCCGGACTGATTCAGAGAGAGACTCCGGATTCTCAG ATGCAAGCTCAGAGCATATGAGCTCAAGGGACGCCACAGACTTGGAGGATTCACCCCGCCCTGTTGTGCAGCAGGGACCACAGGGTTCTGGCCTGGGGCCTCAGCGCTCTCAGCTGGCTGTGGTGGGAGGCTCCTACTCCAACCTTTCTCCCATGATCATCATGAACAATGTCCTCCTGAAGCAG CCTTCAGACAACCCTCCTGCGCTTAAGCCCTGGGGGGTTTGTCCCACAGTGGAGGTGGTTCAGCCAGTGGTCCAGCAACCTCAGGTGGTCTTCCTCCAGCCCGTGGTCTCTCGTCAAGCTTCCCCTGCCTCCAAAGAGACCCCCTCCAGACACAAACGCCCTAAGAAATATCTTCCAATCCTGAAATCCTACCCCAAGATTGCTCCACACCCTGGAGACAGCCCCACTTCCTCAGGGAGAGGAACTGCTTCCTCATCTtcgtccacttcctcctcctcctcctcttcctcttattcatattcctcgtcctcttctgcAGGGTCAAAGAGGGGTAGCAGTTTGACCTCAAATCACCGTGAACActgtcacagagagaaactgtcAAGAAGCCTGTGTGGTAGTGTTAGTAAGACTGGCTCCACCACTTCTAGTCTACCTGATGCCCCCAGCACCATGTCCCCTCTACTCCAGAACCGACTTTCTGTCCCCACAACAGAAGCCAGCTGCAGCGCCAGCAGTAGTCCTGCCAGGGAAAGGTCTTCATCGGCTTTCAGCCAGTCAGAGTTTACTGCCTCCCTATATTTCACTGAGACCACTGGTTCCAAGAACCAGATACTCCCCTTTCCCCAGATGGGCACCAAGGAGAACATTTCACTTGGAGAAAGTGATACCAGCGACAGTGATCCCGATGCGCGGAAGAAGCGCTTCTGCAACACCTACAACATCCTGAGCAAATCTGGCCTGCTAGACATCACTCTTCGTACCAAGGAGCTCCTCAGGCAGAACCGACACACCCAGAACGACCTGGACCACCTAAAAGAACAGACAGACCTGTTCCTCCAGGCTGTGAAGAGCGGCGACACAAGCATCTGTGTTAAGCTGCAGTCTAGTCTtcaggaggaagacagagagagagctgctcaGGCCAGCTTAAAGGCATATTAG
- the LOC118290714 gene encoding vascular endothelial growth factor A isoform X2 — MMPSFTGISHLLLILLVQLVPAQISPPPAKGAPRGMMFQEVLEKSMCHPMEQLVDVEQEFPGEVEYIYLPACVSLWRCSGCCGDENLECHPTLERNITVQMIKIAPKTSSHHVELTFVEHQRCDCRARQTLLNNKSSESIKNKPRRRKHKKTASRCGKCQVPQSN, encoded by the exons ATGATGCCAAGTTTCACCGGGATCTCGCATCTGTTATTGATTCTGCTGGTGCAGCTGGTACCTGCGCAG atttcacCCCCACCAGCAAAGGGAGCCCCCAGAG GAATGATGTTCCAGGAGGTGTTGGAAAAGAGCATGTGTCACCCGATGGAGCAGCTGGTGGATGTGGAGCAGGAGTTCCCCGGAGAAGTTGAGTACATCTACTTGCCTGCTTGTGTCTCACTATGGCGATGCTCTGGTTGCTGTGGGGATGAGAACCTGGAGTGCCACCCTACCCTTGAACGCAACATCACCGTACAG ATGATAAAAATTGCTCCGAAGACATCTAGCCACCATGTGGAACTCACATTTGTGGAGCATCAGAGGTGTGATTGCAG AGCCCGTCAGACTCTTCTAAACAATAAAAG cagtgagtccATCAAGAACAAACCTCGGcggaggaaacacaagaagaCAGCGAGCCGCTGTGGCAA GTGCCAGGTCCCGCAGAGCAACTGA
- the LOC118290714 gene encoding vascular endothelial growth factor A isoform X1 — MMPSFTGISHLLLILLVQLVPAQISPPPAKGAPRGMMFQEVLEKSMCHPMEQLVDVEQEFPGEVEYIYLPACVSLWRCSGCCGDENLECHPTLERNITVQMIKIAPKTSSHHVELTFVEHQRCDCRARQTLLNNKSSSESIKNKPRRRKHKKTASRCGKCQVPQSN; from the exons ATGATGCCAAGTTTCACCGGGATCTCGCATCTGTTATTGATTCTGCTGGTGCAGCTGGTACCTGCGCAG atttcacCCCCACCAGCAAAGGGAGCCCCCAGAG GAATGATGTTCCAGGAGGTGTTGGAAAAGAGCATGTGTCACCCGATGGAGCAGCTGGTGGATGTGGAGCAGGAGTTCCCCGGAGAAGTTGAGTACATCTACTTGCCTGCTTGTGTCTCACTATGGCGATGCTCTGGTTGCTGTGGGGATGAGAACCTGGAGTGCCACCCTACCCTTGAACGCAACATCACCGTACAG ATGATAAAAATTGCTCCGAAGACATCTAGCCACCATGTGGAACTCACATTTGTGGAGCATCAGAGGTGTGATTGCAG AGCCCGTCAGACTCTTCTAAACAATAAAAG cagcagtgagtccATCAAGAACAAACCTCGGcggaggaaacacaagaagaCAGCGAGCCGCTGTGGCAA GTGCCAGGTCCCGCAGAGCAACTGA
- the LOC118290714 gene encoding vascular endothelial growth factor A isoform X3: MLVTQISPPPAKGAPRGMMFQEVLEKSMCHPMEQLVDVEQEFPGEVEYIYLPACVSLWRCSGCCGDENLECHPTLERNITVQMIKIAPKTSSHHVELTFVEHQRCDCRARQTLLNNKSSSESIKNKPRRRKHKKTASRCGKCQVPQSN, from the exons ATGTTAGTGACCCAG atttcacCCCCACCAGCAAAGGGAGCCCCCAGAG GAATGATGTTCCAGGAGGTGTTGGAAAAGAGCATGTGTCACCCGATGGAGCAGCTGGTGGATGTGGAGCAGGAGTTCCCCGGAGAAGTTGAGTACATCTACTTGCCTGCTTGTGTCTCACTATGGCGATGCTCTGGTTGCTGTGGGGATGAGAACCTGGAGTGCCACCCTACCCTTGAACGCAACATCACCGTACAG ATGATAAAAATTGCTCCGAAGACATCTAGCCACCATGTGGAACTCACATTTGTGGAGCATCAGAGGTGTGATTGCAG AGCCCGTCAGACTCTTCTAAACAATAAAAG cagcagtgagtccATCAAGAACAAACCTCGGcggaggaaacacaagaagaCAGCGAGCCGCTGTGGCAA GTGCCAGGTCCCGCAGAGCAACTGA
- the actr10 gene encoding actin-related protein 10, with amino-acid sequence MPLFDGLGSGGEKTAIVIDLGAAFTKCGFAGETGPRFIIPSEIRKPGQQQAVKVVQYNINTEELYVILKEFIHILYFRHLLVNPRDRRVVIIESILCPSHFRETLTKVFFKQFEVPSVLFAPSHLMAVMTLGINSGLVMDCGHTETLVLPVYECTPILPAWEALPLGGKAIHKELDGLLVEQCTVDTDTTTGQSVPAVIGTIPEETVEDIKVRTCFVSDLQRGLKIQEAKFNLDGTAERPAPPPDVDYPLDGEKILHIKGSIRDSVMEMLFEQDNEEKSVASLILDALVKCPIDTRKVLSENLVVIGGTAMLPGFLHRLLAEIRLLVEKPKYSNVLASKSFRIHAPPAKPNCTAWLGGAIFGALQDILGSRSVSRDYYNQTGRIPDWCCLSSPPPESLYEAGKTPPPLMKRAFSTEK; translated from the exons ATGCCCTTATTTGATGGGTTgggcagcggaggagagaagacCGCTATCGTCATTGATTTAGGAGCAGCATTCACAAA atgTGGCTTTGCAGGGGAAACGGGGCCCAGGTTCATAATTCCGAGCGAGATCCGGAAACCAGGACAGCAACAG GCCGTCAAGGTGGTTCAGTACAACATCAACACGGAAGAGCTTTATGTCATACTCAAAGAGTTTATCCATATTCTGTATTTCAG ACACCTGCTGGTGAACCCTCGCGACAGAAGAGTGGTCATCATCGAATCCATCCTCTGCCCGTCTCACTTCAGGGAGACTCTCACCAAAGTTTTCTTCAAACAGTTTGAG GTACCCTCTGTGCTGTTTGCCCCAAGTCACCTCATGGCCGTCATGACGTTGGGCATCAACTCTGGCCTGGTGATGGACTGTggccacacagagacactggtgCTGCCT GTTTATGAGTGCACTCCTATTCTGCCAGCTTGGGAGGCTTTGCCTTTGGGAGGGAAAGCCATCCACAA AGAATTAGACGGCCTTCTTGTGGAACAGTGCACTGTGGACACCGACACCACCACCGGGCAGAGTGTACCAGCTGTCATTG GGACCATCCCGGAGGAGACTGTGGAGGACATCAAAG TCAGAACGTGTTTTGTCAGTGACCTGCAGAGAGGCCTCAAGATCCAAGAAGCCAAATTTAACCTAGACGGTACAGCAGAG CGTCCAGCCCCTCCTCCAGATGTTGATTATCCTCTGGATGGGGAGAAAATCCTGCACATCAAAGGATCAATCAG ggACTCTGTGATGGAGATGCTGTTTGAACAGGACAATGAGGAGAAGAGTGTGGCCTCTCTGATTCTTGACGCTCTGGTCAAG tGCCCCATTGACACCCGTAAAGTGCTCTCTGAAAACCTGGTGGTGATCGGAGGAACAGCCATGCTGCCCGGCTTCCTGCACCGTCTGCTGGCGGAGATACGCCTCCTGGTGGAGAAACCCAAGTACAGCAATGTGCTGGCCAGCAAGAGCTTCCGTATACACGCCCCGCCCGCCAAGCCCAACTGCACCGCCTGGCTCGGAG GTGCAATCTTCGGGGCCCTTCAGGACATCCTGGGCAGCAGGTCGGTGTCACGAGACTACTACAACCAGACAGGTCGCATCCCGGACTGGTGCTGCTTGAGCTCCCCTCCTCCTGAGTCTCTGTACGAAGCAGGAAAAACCCCTCCCCCACTCATGAAGAGAGCCTTCTCCACAGAGAAGTAG
- the LOC118290089 gene encoding uncharacterized protein LOC118290089 isoform X1 has protein sequence MLMSGLIHCLLLAGTCLCVCGTPVHLSNFTPTQDSNCDGECDSSVETTRSTRTTDVKSKPSDTEYVTGLILNEGAGGGAGPHGRPEGIAPATQTENGDSIDGRSGPSKAGGEAWSQNREVKKVRSTSEMGDAESHSVDASVLSVESESTEDDISVIDEHKSPSTGGREQLDLEDMSTTRLNLGGFLASSIAPPQLETSYSQQNNQGGVDRTRLPDGGGDGSDSLQRKDLETSLPSFTEPPNPSSRVQGLTSHSPIPHSIFVSLQSSTPLTLWGHDGATISSLPDLFLPEIGPNLMPREEGPESLWTEAARPGGVDTVVPLSQDEATEGTMSSEALPLIFEPFEDVTPEGAAAVVTPVPGSTQPPAAMATGGMPLSEVDLDQLVTVETDSDGPSRAPPLLMPDWTSPWQTSGAELPEPIGSSVPSVSQRQDGAELEDHSESGERVAVRTPNLEEYLPTTGPSLSSFQHSRTTVTMAAHQPVHKSRSGLEEMESEEEQGEDEEDENSEESVEEESDEDLTDTPKTSSTPPPYSLIPPPPVWVQRNQGLMRSWVELIREKAGYASGMLAPVGIGITGALLIVGALYSIRMIHRKRRNSFKHQRRKVRQPEQPREPGTSRQDQAMLLADSSEDEF, from the exons ATGCTGATGTCTGGGCTGATCCATTGCCTCCTCCTGGCTGGgacctgtctctgtgtctgtggaaCCCCTGTCCACCTCTCAAACTTCACTCCCACGCAGGACAGCAACTGTGATGGGGAGTGTGACAGCTCTGTAGAAACTACCAGGTCAACACGCACCACAGATGTAAAGTCTAAACCCTCTGATACAGAATATGTGACTGGCCTGATATTGAATGAAGGTGCGGGAGGAGGGGCTGGCCCACATGGGCGACCTGAGGGAATAGCTCCAGCGACGCAGACAGAAAACGGGGACAGCATTGATGGAAGATCTGGGCCGAGCAAGGCTGGAGGAGAGGCATGGAGCCAAAACAGGGAGGTAAAGAAGGTCAGGAGCACGTCTGAAATGGGAGACGCTGAAAGTCATTCAGTGGATGCTTCAGTTCTGTCTGTGGAATCAGAGAGTACTGAGGATGACATATCTGTCATTGATGAGCATAAATCGCCTTCTACAGGTGGGAGGGAGCAGCTGGACTTAGAAGACATGAGTACTACAAGATTGAATCTAGGTGGATTTCTGGCCTCCTCTATAGCACCACCACAGCTGGAGACTTCATACAGCCAACAGAACAACCAAGGTGGAGTGGACAGAACAAGACTCcctgatggtggtggtgatggaagTGATTCCCTCCAGAGAAAAGACCTAGAAACAAGCTTGCCTTCCTTTACAGAACCTCCAAACCCTTCTTCACGGGTACAGGGACTGACCTCCCACAGTCCCATCCCTCATTCGATCTTCGTCTCCCTGCAATCGTCCACACCTTTGACACTTTGGGGCCATGATGGAGCAACAATATCCTCACTCCCTGACCTCTTCTTACCTGAAATCGGTCCAAACCTGATGCCCAGAGAGGAAGGACCAGAAAGCCTGTGGACTGAGGCCGCGAGACCTGGTGGAG TGGACACTGTGGTCCCACTGTCTCAGGACGAAGCCACAGAGGGCACTATGTCATCAGAAGCTCTCCCTCTCATCTTTGAGCCTTTTGAAGATGTTACACCagagggggcagcagcagtggtCACACCGGTGCCTGGCAGCACTCAGCCTCCTGCTGCCATGGCGACTGGAGGGATGCCTCTATCAGAGGTGGATCTGGACCAGCTGGTCACAGTGGAGACAGACAGCGATGGTCCCTCGCGTGCCCCACCCCTGCTGATGCCAGACTGGACGTCACCTTGGCAGACATCCGGCGCCGAGCTCCCGGAACCAATCGGCTCCTCCGTTCCGTCTGTGTCACAGCGACAGGATGGAGCTGAGCTGGAGGATCATTCTGAGAGTGGTGAGAGAG TTGCTGTGAGGACACCAAACCTTGAAGAGTACTTGCCCACCACTGGCCCCTCCCTGTCATCCTTCCAGCATTCTAGGACAACGGTTACCATGGCAGCCCATCAGCCTGTTCACAAATCTAGATCAGGGTTAGAAGAGATGGAGTCTGAGG aggagcaaggtgaggatgaggaggacgagaacTCTGAGGAATCGGTGGAGGAGGAAAGCGATGAAGACCTGACAGACACACCCAAAACATCCTCAACGCCTCCCCCTTACAGCctcatccctccacctcctgtCTGGGTTCAACGCAACCAGGGGCTCA tgcgGAGCTGGGTAGAGCTGATCAGAGAAAAG GCGGGTTATGCATCTGGGATGTTGGCCCCTGTGGGCATTGGCATCACAGGGGCCCTGCTAATCGTTGGCGCCCTCTACAGCATCAGGATGATTCACCGCAAGAGGAGGAACAGCTTCAAACAccagaggaggaaggtcagacAGCCAGAG cAACCTCGAGAGCCCGGCACTAGTCGTCAGGACCAGGCCATGCTGCTGGCTGACAGCTCCGAAGATGAATTCTGA
- the LOC118290089 gene encoding uncharacterized protein LOC118290089 isoform X2: protein MLMSGLIHCLLLAGTCLCVCGTPVHLSNFTPTQDSNCDGECDSSVETTRSTRTTDVKSKPSDTEYVTGLILNEGAGGGAGPHGRPEGIAPATQTENGDSIDGRSGPSKAGGEAWSQNREVKKVRSTSEMGDAESHSVDASVLSVESESTEDDISVIDEHKSPSTGGREQLDLEDMSTTRLNLGGFLASSIAPPQLETSYSQQNNQGGVDRTRLPDGGGDGSDSLQRKDLETSLPSFTEPPNPSSRVQGLTSHSPIPHSIFVSLQSSTPLTLWGHDGATISSLPDLFLPEIGPNLMPREEGPESLWTEAARPGGVDTVVPLSQDEATEGTMSSEALPLIFEPFEDVTPEGAAAVVTPVPGSTQPPAAMATGGMPLSEVDLDQLVTVETDSDGPSRAPPLLMPDWTSPWQTSGAELPEPIGSSVPSVSQRQDGAELEDHSESVAVRTPNLEEYLPTTGPSLSSFQHSRTTVTMAAHQPVHKSRSGLEEMESEEEQGEDEEDENSEESVEEESDEDLTDTPKTSSTPPPYSLIPPPPVWVQRNQGLMRSWVELIREKAGYASGMLAPVGIGITGALLIVGALYSIRMIHRKRRNSFKHQRRKVRQPEQPREPGTSRQDQAMLLADSSEDEF from the exons ATGCTGATGTCTGGGCTGATCCATTGCCTCCTCCTGGCTGGgacctgtctctgtgtctgtggaaCCCCTGTCCACCTCTCAAACTTCACTCCCACGCAGGACAGCAACTGTGATGGGGAGTGTGACAGCTCTGTAGAAACTACCAGGTCAACACGCACCACAGATGTAAAGTCTAAACCCTCTGATACAGAATATGTGACTGGCCTGATATTGAATGAAGGTGCGGGAGGAGGGGCTGGCCCACATGGGCGACCTGAGGGAATAGCTCCAGCGACGCAGACAGAAAACGGGGACAGCATTGATGGAAGATCTGGGCCGAGCAAGGCTGGAGGAGAGGCATGGAGCCAAAACAGGGAGGTAAAGAAGGTCAGGAGCACGTCTGAAATGGGAGACGCTGAAAGTCATTCAGTGGATGCTTCAGTTCTGTCTGTGGAATCAGAGAGTACTGAGGATGACATATCTGTCATTGATGAGCATAAATCGCCTTCTACAGGTGGGAGGGAGCAGCTGGACTTAGAAGACATGAGTACTACAAGATTGAATCTAGGTGGATTTCTGGCCTCCTCTATAGCACCACCACAGCTGGAGACTTCATACAGCCAACAGAACAACCAAGGTGGAGTGGACAGAACAAGACTCcctgatggtggtggtgatggaagTGATTCCCTCCAGAGAAAAGACCTAGAAACAAGCTTGCCTTCCTTTACAGAACCTCCAAACCCTTCTTCACGGGTACAGGGACTGACCTCCCACAGTCCCATCCCTCATTCGATCTTCGTCTCCCTGCAATCGTCCACACCTTTGACACTTTGGGGCCATGATGGAGCAACAATATCCTCACTCCCTGACCTCTTCTTACCTGAAATCGGTCCAAACCTGATGCCCAGAGAGGAAGGACCAGAAAGCCTGTGGACTGAGGCCGCGAGACCTGGTGGAG TGGACACTGTGGTCCCACTGTCTCAGGACGAAGCCACAGAGGGCACTATGTCATCAGAAGCTCTCCCTCTCATCTTTGAGCCTTTTGAAGATGTTACACCagagggggcagcagcagtggtCACACCGGTGCCTGGCAGCACTCAGCCTCCTGCTGCCATGGCGACTGGAGGGATGCCTCTATCAGAGGTGGATCTGGACCAGCTGGTCACAGTGGAGACAGACAGCGATGGTCCCTCGCGTGCCCCACCCCTGCTGATGCCAGACTGGACGTCACCTTGGCAGACATCCGGCGCCGAGCTCCCGGAACCAATCGGCTCCTCCGTTCCGTCTGTGTCACAGCGACAGGATGGAGCTGAGCTGGAGGATCATTCTGAGAGTG TTGCTGTGAGGACACCAAACCTTGAAGAGTACTTGCCCACCACTGGCCCCTCCCTGTCATCCTTCCAGCATTCTAGGACAACGGTTACCATGGCAGCCCATCAGCCTGTTCACAAATCTAGATCAGGGTTAGAAGAGATGGAGTCTGAGG aggagcaaggtgaggatgaggaggacgagaacTCTGAGGAATCGGTGGAGGAGGAAAGCGATGAAGACCTGACAGACACACCCAAAACATCCTCAACGCCTCCCCCTTACAGCctcatccctccacctcctgtCTGGGTTCAACGCAACCAGGGGCTCA tgcgGAGCTGGGTAGAGCTGATCAGAGAAAAG GCGGGTTATGCATCTGGGATGTTGGCCCCTGTGGGCATTGGCATCACAGGGGCCCTGCTAATCGTTGGCGCCCTCTACAGCATCAGGATGATTCACCGCAAGAGGAGGAACAGCTTCAAACAccagaggaggaaggtcagacAGCCAGAG cAACCTCGAGAGCCCGGCACTAGTCGTCAGGACCAGGCCATGCTGCTGGCTGACAGCTCCGAAGATGAATTCTGA
- the LOC118290089 gene encoding uncharacterized protein LOC118290089 isoform X3 has translation MLMSGLIHCLLLAGTCLCVCGTPVHLSNFTPTQDSNCDGECDSSVETTRSTRTTDVKSKPSDTEYVTGLILNEGAGGGAGPHGRPEGIAPATQTENGDSIDGRSGPSKAGGEAWSQNREVKKVRSTSEMGDAESHSVDASVLSVESESTEDDISVIDEHKSPSTGGREQLDLEDMSTTRLNLGGFLASSIAPPQLETSYSQQNNQGGVDRTRLPDGGGDGSDSLQRKDLETSLPSFTEPPNPSSRVQGLTSHSPIPHSIFVSLQSSTPLTLWGHDGATISSLPDLFLPEIGPNLMPREEGPESLWTEAARPGGVDTVVPLSQDEATEGTMSSEALPLIFEPFEDVTPEGAAAVVTPVPGSTQPPAAMATGGMPLSEVDLDQLVTVETDSDGPSRAPPLLMPDWTSPWQTSGAELPEPIGSSVPSVSQRQDGAELEDHSESGERVAVRTPNLEEYLPTTGPSLSSFQHSRTTVTMAAHQPVHKSRSGLEEMESEEEQGEDEEDENSEESVEEESDEDLTDTPKTSSTPPPYSLIPPPPVWVQRNQGLMRSWVELIREKAGYASGMLAPVGIGITGALLIVGALYSIRMIHRKRRNSFKHQRRKQPREPGTSRQDQAMLLADSSEDEF, from the exons ATGCTGATGTCTGGGCTGATCCATTGCCTCCTCCTGGCTGGgacctgtctctgtgtctgtggaaCCCCTGTCCACCTCTCAAACTTCACTCCCACGCAGGACAGCAACTGTGATGGGGAGTGTGACAGCTCTGTAGAAACTACCAGGTCAACACGCACCACAGATGTAAAGTCTAAACCCTCTGATACAGAATATGTGACTGGCCTGATATTGAATGAAGGTGCGGGAGGAGGGGCTGGCCCACATGGGCGACCTGAGGGAATAGCTCCAGCGACGCAGACAGAAAACGGGGACAGCATTGATGGAAGATCTGGGCCGAGCAAGGCTGGAGGAGAGGCATGGAGCCAAAACAGGGAGGTAAAGAAGGTCAGGAGCACGTCTGAAATGGGAGACGCTGAAAGTCATTCAGTGGATGCTTCAGTTCTGTCTGTGGAATCAGAGAGTACTGAGGATGACATATCTGTCATTGATGAGCATAAATCGCCTTCTACAGGTGGGAGGGAGCAGCTGGACTTAGAAGACATGAGTACTACAAGATTGAATCTAGGTGGATTTCTGGCCTCCTCTATAGCACCACCACAGCTGGAGACTTCATACAGCCAACAGAACAACCAAGGTGGAGTGGACAGAACAAGACTCcctgatggtggtggtgatggaagTGATTCCCTCCAGAGAAAAGACCTAGAAACAAGCTTGCCTTCCTTTACAGAACCTCCAAACCCTTCTTCACGGGTACAGGGACTGACCTCCCACAGTCCCATCCCTCATTCGATCTTCGTCTCCCTGCAATCGTCCACACCTTTGACACTTTGGGGCCATGATGGAGCAACAATATCCTCACTCCCTGACCTCTTCTTACCTGAAATCGGTCCAAACCTGATGCCCAGAGAGGAAGGACCAGAAAGCCTGTGGACTGAGGCCGCGAGACCTGGTGGAG TGGACACTGTGGTCCCACTGTCTCAGGACGAAGCCACAGAGGGCACTATGTCATCAGAAGCTCTCCCTCTCATCTTTGAGCCTTTTGAAGATGTTACACCagagggggcagcagcagtggtCACACCGGTGCCTGGCAGCACTCAGCCTCCTGCTGCCATGGCGACTGGAGGGATGCCTCTATCAGAGGTGGATCTGGACCAGCTGGTCACAGTGGAGACAGACAGCGATGGTCCCTCGCGTGCCCCACCCCTGCTGATGCCAGACTGGACGTCACCTTGGCAGACATCCGGCGCCGAGCTCCCGGAACCAATCGGCTCCTCCGTTCCGTCTGTGTCACAGCGACAGGATGGAGCTGAGCTGGAGGATCATTCTGAGAGTGGTGAGAGAG TTGCTGTGAGGACACCAAACCTTGAAGAGTACTTGCCCACCACTGGCCCCTCCCTGTCATCCTTCCAGCATTCTAGGACAACGGTTACCATGGCAGCCCATCAGCCTGTTCACAAATCTAGATCAGGGTTAGAAGAGATGGAGTCTGAGG aggagcaaggtgaggatgaggaggacgagaacTCTGAGGAATCGGTGGAGGAGGAAAGCGATGAAGACCTGACAGACACACCCAAAACATCCTCAACGCCTCCCCCTTACAGCctcatccctccacctcctgtCTGGGTTCAACGCAACCAGGGGCTCA tgcgGAGCTGGGTAGAGCTGATCAGAGAAAAG GCGGGTTATGCATCTGGGATGTTGGCCCCTGTGGGCATTGGCATCACAGGGGCCCTGCTAATCGTTGGCGCCCTCTACAGCATCAGGATGATTCACCGCAAGAGGAGGAACAGCTTCAAACAccagaggaggaag cAACCTCGAGAGCCCGGCACTAGTCGTCAGGACCAGGCCATGCTGCTGGCTGACAGCTCCGAAGATGAATTCTGA